The Yoonia sp. SS1-5 genome contains a region encoding:
- a CDS encoding DUF2937 family protein, producing MIRALCLVGGLAGAAGLSQFPEFSQQYLQRVAGQMDELTRDLKELDAMALSLGMGREDRLEQMAQTPSFEVEETYWREKIARHARLQLDLTALRDATPLARIAQPQRFNDPATLQAVWQDFQPALPLSVAGGASAGVGFLGGWAGLAGLWALLVMPFRRLKRQERTHPSRKSPVLRADPPVTRPTLLADPANRLPKLAGVRR from the coding sequence ATGATCCGTGCGCTTTGTCTTGTTGGCGGGCTGGCCGGTGCGGCAGGCCTGTCCCAATTTCCTGAATTTTCACAGCAATATCTGCAACGTGTCGCCGGGCAGATGGATGAACTGACCCGCGATCTGAAAGAACTGGACGCCATGGCGTTGTCACTGGGCATGGGCCGCGAGGACCGGTTGGAACAGATGGCGCAGACCCCGTCTTTTGAGGTCGAGGAGACTTATTGGCGCGAAAAGATCGCCCGCCATGCAAGATTGCAGCTTGATTTGACTGCCCTACGCGATGCCACGCCGCTTGCGCGGATTGCGCAACCGCAGCGGTTCAACGATCCCGCGACCTTGCAGGCGGTTTGGCAGGATTTCCAGCCCGCCTTGCCGCTAAGTGTGGCAGGCGGCGCATCTGCCGGGGTTGGCTTTCTGGGTGGTTGGGCTGGATTGGCCGGGCTATGGGCCTTGCTTGTGATGCCCTTCCGACGCCTCAAGCGCCAAGAGCGCACCCACCCGTCACGCAAATCCCCCGTTCTGCGGGCCGATCCCCCCGTTACACGCCCCACATTGTTGGCAGATCCTGCGAATAGGTTGCCGAAACTGGCCGGGGTCCGCCGATGA
- a CDS encoding porin produces the protein MKTTLLITASLLALGTAPAFAQDDTVASGGTGINLKLSGQVNRGVLFVDDGTDNSTLFVDNDNSSTRFRLTGDADINEDWRAGFNIEIQAESNSTANVSQTDPNPSSSDFLSERKLEAYIESDSFGRLTFGQGDTASNNTSEVDLSGTTVVGYSGVEDTAGGVQFRDSDGAFIGTTVGDAFTNLDGLSRRDRLRYDTPSFGGLTLSASVGADAEDADETFYDVAAAYKGDFGGVQVAGALAYAAQTVGGADQEIINGSFSALHDSGFSLTLAGGNQETDGVADDVTFGYVKAGYQADFTSLGKTAFAVDYAVNENVLGLDDESTSYGVLAVQNIDSVGTELYAGIRNYEVEGIGDVEDVTVILAGARVRF, from the coding sequence ATGAAAACCACTCTACTGATCACCGCCAGCCTTCTGGCGCTCGGCACCGCCCCCGCATTCGCCCAAGACGATACTGTCGCAAGTGGCGGCACCGGCATTAACCTCAAGCTGTCCGGTCAGGTGAACCGTGGCGTCCTGTTCGTTGATGACGGCACCGACAACAGCACCCTTTTTGTTGACAATGACAACTCATCCACCCGTTTTCGGCTGACCGGCGACGCCGATATCAACGAAGACTGGCGCGCAGGTTTCAATATCGAAATTCAGGCCGAGTCGAATTCAACCGCGAATGTCAGCCAGACAGATCCAAACCCCAGCAGCAGCGATTTTCTGTCCGAACGCAAGCTGGAAGCCTATATCGAAAGTGACAGCTTTGGCCGTCTGACATTCGGGCAGGGCGATACCGCATCCAACAATACATCCGAGGTCGATCTGTCCGGCACCACTGTCGTTGGCTATTCCGGTGTTGAAGACACGGCTGGCGGCGTCCAATTCCGCGACAGCGATGGCGCCTTCATCGGCACCACAGTGGGCGACGCGTTCACAAACCTTGACGGTTTGAGCCGCAGGGACCGCCTGCGTTACGATACGCCATCCTTTGGTGGGCTGACCCTGTCTGCCTCTGTCGGGGCGGATGCAGAAGATGCTGACGAAACCTTCTACGACGTTGCTGCGGCCTATAAGGGCGATTTTGGTGGCGTTCAGGTTGCCGGCGCGCTGGCATATGCCGCACAAACTGTTGGCGGTGCAGATCAGGAAATCATCAATGGTTCATTCTCTGCGTTGCATGACAGCGGGTTCAGCCTGACATTGGCCGGTGGCAATCAGGAAACCGATGGTGTCGCTGACGATGTCACATTCGGCTACGTCAAGGCCGGCTATCAGGCTGATTTCACATCGCTTGGCAAAACCGCCTTTGCTGTGGATTACGCGGTCAACGAAAACGTTCTGGGCCTTGACGATGAAAGCACATCTTATGGCGTGCTGGCTGTCCAGAACATCGATTCAGTGGGCACCGAGCTCTATGCCGGTATCCGCAATTACGAAGTCGAAGGTATCGGTGATGTCGAAGACGTCACTGTGATCCTGGCAGGCGCGCGGGTCAGATTCTGA
- a CDS encoding chromosomal replication initiator DnaA, producing MTRQLSFDWPTGVALGPSDFFVSAANEQAFAMLNAPDSWPDRKLVVTGQTGCGKSHLARIFADGEQARIINAAALAPDFQPKDQNIVVEDMETLPPTSEEAMFHLHNHLRNTGGLLLMTAQTAPGRWPIKLPDLASRMQAATVCTISDPDDALLQALIMKLFADRQISPRPELVSYLAPRIERSFAAAAAIVDRLDHAALDQRRKINIALARELLDNPD from the coding sequence ATGACCCGGCAGCTTTCTTTTGACTGGCCAACAGGGGTTGCGCTGGGTCCGTCGGACTTTTTTGTCAGCGCCGCGAACGAGCAGGCATTTGCAATGCTCAACGCGCCAGACAGCTGGCCCGACCGCAAGCTGGTGGTGACCGGGCAGACCGGATGCGGCAAAAGTCACCTCGCGCGTATCTTTGCGGACGGAGAGCAGGCGCGCATCATCAATGCCGCCGCATTGGCACCTGACTTTCAGCCCAAGGATCAAAATATCGTCGTTGAGGACATGGAAACCCTGCCCCCCACATCGGAAGAGGCGATGTTCCATCTGCACAACCATTTGCGCAACACCGGTGGCCTGCTGCTGATGACGGCGCAGACCGCCCCCGGTCGCTGGCCCATCAAACTGCCTGATCTGGCCAGTCGCATGCAGGCCGCGACCGTTTGCACCATCAGCGACCCGGATGACGCGCTATTGCAGGCCCTGATCATGAAACTGTTCGCAGACCGTCAGATCAGCCCCCGCCCCGAGCTTGTCAGCTATCTGGCCCCGCGTATCGAACGGTCTTTTGCCGCTGCCGCCGCAATCGTGGATCGGCTGGATCATGCCGCGCTGGACCAGCGACGCAAAATCAACATAGCCCTTGCCCGCGAGTTGCTGGACAACCCGGACTAA
- a CDS encoding ThuA domain-containing protein encodes MTSALITWGGWDGHQPDQVAAIFRDMLTEAGIDVTVTDSLACFDDLAELKTYDLLVPVWTMSSLSREAANNAAEAIAHGTGLAGCHGGMCDAFRDSPLWQFITGANWVAHPGGDGVKHRVTIRSDDPLVAGIDDFDVQTEQYYLHVDPANKVLATTRTDVVTWYHTPNGPVDMPVAWTRAWGLGRVYYNSLGHQAAVIADGPAHEMLRRGLLWAAESKTAAAGRDLTPLLNAGNHW; translated from the coding sequence ATGACCTCTGCGCTGATCACCTGGGGTGGCTGGGACGGGCACCAGCCTGATCAGGTTGCCGCGATCTTTCGCGACATGCTGACAGAGGCCGGAATAGACGTCACGGTCACCGACAGCCTGGCCTGTTTTGACGATCTGGCAGAGTTGAAAACCTATGATCTGCTGGTCCCCGTCTGGACCATGAGTAGCCTGTCGCGCGAGGCCGCAAATAACGCAGCAGAGGCGATTGCCCATGGGACCGGTCTGGCCGGGTGTCATGGCGGCATGTGTGATGCGTTCCGCGACAGCCCCCTGTGGCAGTTTATCACCGGGGCCAATTGGGTCGCGCATCCGGGTGGCGATGGTGTGAAACATCGCGTGACGATCAGGTCCGATGACCCGCTGGTTGCGGGCATCGACGATTTCGATGTGCAGACAGAGCAGTACTACCTGCATGTCGATCCCGCCAACAAGGTGTTGGCCACGACGCGAACGGATGTTGTCACATGGTATCACACCCCCAACGGCCCGGTAGATATGCCCGTGGCCTGGACGCGGGCCTGGGGGCTTGGGCGGGTCTATTACAACTCACTGGGTCATCAGGCGGCGGTGATCGCCGATGGTCCCGCGCATGAGATGCTGCGGCGCGGGTTGCTTTGGGCGGCGGAGAGCAAGACCGCCGCCGCAGGCCGGGACCTGACCCCTTTGTTAAACGCGGGCAACCACTGGTGA
- a CDS encoding AI-2E family transporter, which produces MALPVSQQAKYWGIVTAVFLIILWFLGDVILPFVLGGAIAYCLDPIADRLEKAGFSRTVSVTIITVIAALIFILLILLVIPTLVQQTIALIDTAPQLFDRLQAGLTERFPALVDADSTIRQQLLKIGEAIQSKGAELVNGVLTSALGLINVLVLLVVVPVVAFYLLLDWDNMTARIDDLLPRDHAETVRQLARDVDATLASFIRGQGTVCLVLGTYYAIALMVAGLNFGLVVGFVAGLISFIPYVGALVGGLLAIGLAIFQFWGEWTSIGIVVIIFMIGQFFEGNILTPKLVGGSIGLHPVWLIFALSVFGSLFGFVGMLVAVPVAAILGVFIRYALTQYKDSLLYRGQHKDE; this is translated from the coding sequence ATGGCACTGCCTGTTTCGCAACAAGCTAAATACTGGGGGATCGTCACCGCGGTCTTCCTGATCATCCTGTGGTTTCTGGGCGACGTGATCCTGCCCTTTGTTCTGGGCGGGGCAATTGCATATTGCCTGGATCCGATTGCGGACCGGCTGGAAAAGGCCGGGTTCAGCCGCACCGTGTCCGTGACGATCATCACGGTCATCGCCGCATTGATCTTTATTCTGCTGATCCTGCTTGTCATCCCGACACTTGTTCAACAAACCATCGCGTTGATTGACACAGCCCCGCAGCTGTTTGATCGGTTGCAGGCCGGCCTGACCGAGCGTTTCCCCGCCCTTGTCGATGCCGACAGCACTATTCGGCAGCAATTGCTCAAAATCGGAGAGGCGATCCAGTCCAAAGGCGCTGAACTGGTCAACGGGGTGCTGACATCGGCCCTTGGATTGATCAACGTGCTGGTTTTGCTGGTCGTTGTTCCGGTTGTTGCATTCTATCTGCTGCTGGATTGGGACAATATGACCGCCCGGATTGATGATCTGCTGCCGCGCGATCACGCGGAAACGGTGCGCCAACTGGCACGGGATGTTGATGCGACGCTGGCGTCATTCATCCGGGGGCAAGGGACTGTTTGCCTTGTTCTGGGTACCTACTATGCCATCGCCCTGATGGTGGCGGGGCTGAATTTCGGGCTTGTCGTGGGCTTTGTGGCCGGGCTGATTTCCTTCATTCCCTATGTGGGTGCGCTGGTCGGGGGGCTGCTGGCCATTGGTCTGGCGATCTTTCAATTCTGGGGAGAATGGACCTCGATCGGCATCGTGGTGATAATTTTCATGATCGGGCAGTTTTTCGAAGGCAACATCCTGACACCAAAACTTGTCGGTGGGTCCATCGGATTGCACCCGGTCTGGCTGATCTTTGCGCTGTCGGTCTTCGGGTCGCTCTTTGGGTTCGTCGGCATGCTGGTGGCCGTACCCGTTGCGGCGATCCTTGGCGTTTTCATCCGCTACGCCCTGACCCAGTACAAGGACAGCTTGCTCTATCGCGGGCAGCACAAGGACGAATGA
- the proS gene encoding proline--tRNA ligase has protein sequence MRMSRYFLPVLKETPREAQIISHRYMLQAGMIKQATAGIYSWLPLGFKVLRKLENIVHEEQQRAGHLPMLMPTLQPAELWQESGRYNDYGREMLRIEDRHGRDMLYGPTNEELITDIFRSHVGSYKELPLTLYHIQWKFRDEVRPRFGVMRGREFFMKDGYNFDLTKEDALHAYNRHLVSYLRTYERMGLKAIPMRADSGPIGGEDTHEFLVLAETGESEVFYDSAVTDLHLGDRVIDYDDVAQCQAIFDEWTAPYARTDETHDDGVFVDVPEDRRRTARGIEVGQIFYFGTKYSETMNATVDDGKGNKVPVHMGSHGIGVSRLIGAIIEANHDDKGIIWPEGVTPFHCGILNMKSGDAQADAACDALYDGLTALGLEPLYDDRDERAGAKFGTMDMIGLPWRITVGPRGLKNGVVELTSRRTGESEELPPEDAVAKIAKIYEGLV, from the coding sequence ATGCGCATGAGCCGCTATTTTCTGCCCGTTCTGAAAGAAACGCCGCGCGAGGCGCAGATCATCAGCCACCGCTACATGTTGCAGGCTGGCATGATCAAGCAGGCAACCGCGGGGATCTATTCATGGCTGCCGCTGGGCTTCAAGGTTTTGCGCAAGCTGGAAAATATTGTGCATGAGGAACAGCAGCGCGCCGGTCACCTGCCAATGCTGATGCCAACGCTGCAACCGGCCGAGTTGTGGCAGGAAAGCGGCCGCTACAACGACTACGGCCGTGAGATGCTGCGGATCGAAGACCGGCACGGCCGCGACATGCTGTATGGTCCGACCAATGAAGAACTGATCACCGATATCTTCCGCAGTCATGTGGGCAGCTACAAGGAACTGCCGCTGACGCTCTACCACATTCAGTGGAAATTCCGCGACGAGGTCCGCCCCCGTTTTGGCGTGATGCGTGGCCGCGAGTTTTTCATGAAAGACGGCTATAATTTCGACCTGACAAAGGAAGACGCGCTGCACGCGTATAACCGTCATCTGGTCAGTTATCTGCGCACCTATGAACGCATGGGGCTGAAGGCCATCCCGATGCGCGCCGATAGCGGCCCGATTGGTGGTGAGGACACGCACGAGTTCCTCGTGCTGGCTGAAACCGGCGAGTCAGAGGTGTTTTATGACAGCGCGGTCACGGACCTGCATCTGGGTGACCGGGTCATCGACTATGATGACGTGGCGCAATGTCAGGCGATCTTTGATGAATGGACAGCCCCCTACGCCCGGACCGACGAAACCCATGATGATGGTGTGTTCGTAGACGTGCCCGAGGACCGCCGTCGCACCGCACGTGGTATCGAAGTGGGGCAAATATTCTATTTCGGAACCAAATATTCCGAGACGATGAACGCCACGGTGGATGATGGCAAAGGCAATAAGGTGCCTGTGCATATGGGGTCTCACGGGATTGGCGTCTCGCGACTGATTGGCGCGATCATCGAAGCCAATCATGATGACAAGGGCATTATCTGGCCCGAAGGCGTGACCCCGTTCCATTGCGGTATTCTGAATATGAAATCAGGCGACGCCCAAGCCGACGCAGCCTGTGATGCACTTTATGACGGTTTGACGGCGCTGGGGCTGGAACCGCTCTATGATGATCGCGATGAACGGGCGGGGGCCAAATTCGGCACCATGGATATGATCGGTCTGCCGTGGCGCATTACCGTCGGCCCGCGCGGCTTGAAAAATGGCGTTGTCGAATTGACCAGCCGCAGGACCGGCGAAAGCGAAGAACTGCCGCCCGAAGATGCGGTTGCGAAGATCGCCAAGATCTACGAAGGGCTCGTATGA